From the Anguilla anguilla isolate fAngAng1 chromosome 8, fAngAng1.pri, whole genome shotgun sequence genome, one window contains:
- the chtopa gene encoding chromatin target of PRMT1a, producing MSAPSSQKVVLKSTTKVSLNERFTNMLKNKQPTPVSVRATMQQQHMASARNRRLAQQMENRPSVQAALHHKQSLKQRLGKSNIQARLGRPMGALMRGGPGGRGFAVGGLRGMPRGGLRGRGGRGGGFRGALSLRGMAPMRGRGGPGRMGLRRGLRQRGGLVGRGGPLMGRGGGVGRGGMGPRGRGGMGLRGRGGFRGRGRGRGRGVGRPAVTREQLDNQLDAYMSKTKGHLDAELDAYMAQADPDGME from the exons ATGAGCGCCCCCTCATCTCAAAAAGTCGTGCTGAAAAGCACCACCAAGGTGTCGCTGAACGAGCG ctTCACTAACATGCTGAAGAACAAACAGCCCACGCCGGTCAGCGTCAGGGCCACCATGCAACAGCAGCACATGGCCAGCGCCCGCAACCGCCGCCTGGCCCAACAGATGGAGAACAGGCCCTCCGTGCAGGCCGCCCTGCACCACAAGCAG AGCCTGAAGCAGCGGCTGGGCAAGAGCAACATCCAGGCCAGGCTGGGCCGGCCCATGGGCGCCCTGATGCGGGGGGGTCCCGGAGGCCGGGGGTTCGCCGTCGGGGGACTGCGCGGGATGCCGAGGGGAGGACTCCGAGGccgcgggggccgggggggcggctTCAGGGGGGCCCTGTCTCTTAGAG GCATGGCGCCGATGCGTGGGCGGGGCGGCCCCGGGCGCATGGGGCTGAGGAGGGGCCTGCGCCAGCGTGGCGGGCTGGTGGGCCGCGGGGGGCCGCTGATGGGCCGAGGGGGCGGAGTCGGCCGGGGCGGGATGGGGCCCAGAG gccgcGGAGGAATGGGCCTGCGGGGGCGCGGCGGTTTCCGGGGtcgtgggcggggcaggggccggggggtggggcgtCCGGCCGTCACCAGGGAGCAGCTGGACAACCAGCTGGACGCCTACATGTCCAAGACCAAGGGCCACCTGGACGCCGAGCTGGACGCCTACATGGCCCAGGCCGACCCCGACGGCATGGagtaa
- the snapin gene encoding SNARE-associated protein Snapin: protein MAAVAVVETPSGKDVIAEGLLDLLKPAVQQLDLHVHSVRESQVELREHIDNLATELCRINEHQKVALDLEPYVKKLLNARRRVVLVNNILQNAQERLRRLNHNVAKETARRKTMLETSGAFTPRSPSKP, encoded by the exons ATGGCAGCGGTAGCAGTTGTCGAAACGCCTTCGGGGAAAGATGTCATTGCGGAGGGGCTTCTCGATCTATTAAAACCAGCCGTGCAGCAGCTCGACTTGCATGTGCACTCCGTCAG AGAAAGCCAGGTTGAGCTTCGGGAACATATTGATAACTTGGCCACAG AGCTGTGCAGAATCAACGAGCACCAGAAGGTGGCGCTGGACCTGGAACCCTATGTGAAAAAGCTGCTGAACGCCAGGCGCAGGGTGGTGTTGGTCAACAACATACTACAGAACGCCCAG GAGCGATTGCGACGGCTCAACCATAACGTTGCCAAGGAGACGGCGCGTAGGAAGACCATGCTGGAGACTTCTGGAGCATTCACCCCGCGGTCTCCCAGCAAGCCGTGA